A window of the Dryobates pubescens isolate bDryPub1 chromosome 36, bDryPub1.pri, whole genome shotgun sequence genome harbors these coding sequences:
- the GRB7 gene encoding growth factor receptor-bound protein 7 yields MDGGAQPSCPREPPGPDGVEQEGVPSERDGGEGPPEVKRSQPLFIHGCSRQLAEEEPRASSLPSIPNPFPELCSPSNSPILSSPALGQGPPREGVSHVVKVFGEDGACRSLEVSAGTTARQLCETLVRRTRALQDHSWALVELHQHLALERCLEDHESVVEVQSSWPPGADSRFVFRKNFAKYELFKSNAQSLFPEVMVSSCLEANKSMAHSELIQNFLNSGSCPEVQGFLQLREAGRKVWKRFHFSLRRSGLYYSTKGTSKDPRHLQYFADLTESNIYYVTQGKKHYGTPTEFGFCIKPYKVRSGVKGLKLLCSEDEQSRSCWMAAFRLFKYGMQLYRNYQQAQARLSQPPWIGPTPLRSVSDNALVAMDFSGCTGRVIENPNEVLTVALEEAQAWRKKTTHRYSLPAACHSSPLSTAIHRTQPWFHGRISREDTQQLIGRQGLVDGVFLVRESQRNPKGFVLSLCHLQRIKHYLILPSEEEGRLYFTMDDGQTRFADLIQLVEFHQINRGILPCKLRHYCTCVAL; encoded by the exons ATGGACGGGGGGGCTCAGCCGAGCTGCCCCCGGGAGCCCCCCGGGCCGGACGGTGTGGAGCAGGAGGGGGTCCCCAGCGAGCGGGATGGGGGCGAGGGCCCCCCCGAGGTCAAGCGCTCCCAGCCCCTCTTCATCCACGGCTGCAG CCGGCAGCTGGCAGAAGAGGAGCCTCGAGCCTCGTCGCTGCCCAGCATCCCCAACCCCTTCCccgagctctgcagcccctccaacTCGCCCATCCTCAGCAGCCCGGCCCTGGGCCAGGGACCCCCCCGGGAAGGTGTCTCCCAC GTGGTGAAGGTGTTCGGCGAGGACGGCGCCTGccgctccctggaggtgtcggCTGGCACCACGGCTCGGCAGCTCTGCGAGACCCTGGTGCGGAGGACGCGGGCGCTGCAGGaccacagctgggcactggtggagctgcaccagcacctggccctgg AGCGGTGCCTGGAGGACCACGAATCGGTGGTGGAGGTGCAGAGCTCCTGGCCCCCGGGCGCCGACAGCCGCTTCGTGTTCCGCAAGAACTTCGCCAAGTACGAACTGTTCAAGAGCAACGCG cagtCCCTCTTCCCCGAGGTGATGGTGTCCAGCTGCCTGGAGGCGAATAAGAGCATGGCACACTCCGAGCTCATTCAG aactTCCTCAACTCGGGGAGCTGCCCCGAGGTGCAGGGCTTCCTGCAGCTGCGGGAGGCTGGCCGCAAGGTCTGGAAGCGTTTCCACTTCTCCCTGCGCCGCTCGGGGCTCTACTACTCCACCAAAGGCACCTCCAag gaccCCCGGCACCTCCAGTACTTCGCCGACCTCACCGAGTCCAACATCTACTACGTGACGCAGGGCAAGAAGCACTATGGGACCCCCACAGAGTTTGGCTTCTGCATCAAG ccctacAAGGTGAGGAGTGGAGTGAAggggctgaagctgctctgcagcgaggatgagcagagcaggagctgctggatggCTGCTTTCCGCCTCTTCAAG TACGGAATGCAGCTCTACCGCAACTACCAGCAAGCACAGGCAcggctcagccagcccccctGGATCGGCCCCACACCCCTG cggAGCGTCTCAGACAACGCGCTGGTGGCCATGGACTTCTCGGGGTGCACAGGCAGGGTGATAGAGAACCCCAACGAGGTGCTGACAGTGGCcttggaggaggctcaggcctGGAGG AAGAAGACAACTCACCGCTACAGCCTGCCCGCCGCCTGCCACAGCTCCCCGCTCAGCACCG CCATCCACCGCACCCAGCCCTGGTTCCATGGCCGCATCTCCCGGGAGGACACCCAGCAGCTCATCGGCCGCCAGGGGCTGGTGGATGG GGTCTTCCTGGTGCGAGAGAGCCAGAGGAACCCCAAGGGCTTCGtcctgtccctgtgccacctgcaGCGAATCAAGCACTACCTGATCCTGCCG AgcgaggaggaggggaggctttACTTCACCATGGACGACGGGCAGACGCGCTTCGCCGACCTGATCCAGCTGGTGGAGTTCCACCAGATCAACCGCggcatcctgccctgcaagCTGCGCCACTACTGCACCTGCGTGGCCCTCTGA